A region of Pristiophorus japonicus isolate sPriJap1 unplaced genomic scaffold, sPriJap1.hap1 HAP1_SCAFFOLD_354, whole genome shotgun sequence DNA encodes the following proteins:
- the LOC139250228 gene encoding uncharacterized protein produces MATKGLECVPSPASLEPGAQSSEPRTQTPGPRAQSPGPRAQYPVSRAQSPEPSVQSPEPRARSPEPSVQSPEPRAQSPHRAQSPEPRAQTPEPRAQYPVSRAQYPEPRAQSPEPRTQCPESGPRAQIPEPLTQSPESGPRAQSPEPGAQSPDPRAQVPVPRSQGPEPRGQSPEPRAQSQEPRSRSPDPRAQVPVPRSQGPEARARSPEPRVQSPEARPRSPEPRAQSPEPRAQSPGPRAQSPEARARARSPEAQRPDPGVQSPGPRAQRPDPRGQRPRAQNPEPRAQSPRPRAQRPEAQSPEPRAQSPEARGPEPRAQRPEAQAPEARTQSREPGARSPEPRGHRPEARGQRPEPRAQSPEARAQSPEPRGQRLEPRAQRPRAQGPGPRDQRPRAQSPEARAQSPEPRAQRLEPRPRNPEPSTQCPEPSTQSPEPRTQCPEPRAQSPEPRAQCPEPRAQNPVSRAQSPEPSVQSTEPRARSPEPRAQSPEPRARSPKSGPRAQIPEPLTQSPESGPRAQSPEPRAQSPEPGARSPGPRAQSPGPRAQIPEPRSQCPGPSAQVSGPRGQSPEPRAQGPEPRGQTPEPRAQSPEPRTQSPGPRAQRPEARGPEPRAQRPEARAQSTEAQSPGPRAQRPEAQGPEPRDQRPEARGPEPRAQRPEAQSPEPRDQRPEAQSPEPRAQRPEARAQSPEARAQSPEAQSPGPRAQRPAARGPEPRAQRLEPRAQRPRAQGPEARGPEPRAQRPEARGPEPRAQSPEARG; encoded by the exons ATGGCAACCAAAGGCCTGGAATGTGTGCCTTCACCGGCTAGCCTGGAGCCCGGAGCCCAGAGTTCAGAGCCCAGAACCCAGACCCCAgggcccagagcccagagcccagggcccagggcccagtaCCCAGTAtccagagcccagagcccagaaCCCAGTGtccagagcccagagcccagagcccggAGCCCAGAACCCAGTGtccagagcccagagcccagagcccagagccca cacagagcccagagcccagagcccagagcccaaACCCCGGAGCCCAGAGCCCAGTACCCAGTGTCCAGAGCCCAGTacccagagcccagagcccagagcccggAGCCCAGAACCCAGTGTCCAGAGTCTGGGCCCAGAGCCCAGATCCCAGAGCCCTTAACCCAGAGCCCAGAGTCCGGGCCTagagcccagagcccagagcccggAGCCCAGAGCCCAGATCCCCGAGCCCAGGTCCCAGTGCCCAGGTCTCAGGGCCCAGAGCCCAGAGGCCAGAGCCCGGAGCCCAGGGCCCAGAGCCAAGAGCCCAGGTCCCGGAGCCCAGATCCCCGAGCTCAGGTCCCAGTGCCCAGGTCTCAGGGCCCAGAGGCCAGAGCCCGGAGCCCAGAGCCCAGGGTCCAGAGCCCAGAGGCCAGACCCCGGAGCCCAGAGCCCAgggcccagagcccagagcccagagcccagagcccagggcccagggcccagagcCCAGAAGCCCGAGCCAGAGCCCGGAGCCCAGAGGCCCAGAGGCCAGACCCCGGAGTCCAGAGTCCAGGGCCCAGAGCTCAGAGGCCAGACCCCAGAGGCCAGAGGCCCAGAGCCCAGAacccagagcccagagcccagagcccacGACCCAGAGCCCAGAGGCCAGaggcccagagcccagagcccaggGCCCAGAGCCCAGAGGCCAGaggcccagagcccagagcccagaggCCAGAGGCCCAGGCACCAGAGGCCAGAACCCAGAGCCgagagcccggagcccggagcccaGAGCCCAGAGGCCACAGGCCAGAGGCCAGAGGCCAGAGgccagagcccagagcccagagcccagaggccagagcccagagcccagagcccagaggCCAGAGGCTAGAGCCCAGAGCCCAGAGGcccagagcccagggcccagggcccagagaCCAGAGGCCTAGAGCCCAGAGCCCAGAGGCTagagcccagagcccagagcccagagcccagaggCTAGAGCCCAGACCCCGGAACCCAGAGCCCAGTACCCAGTGTCCAGAGCCCAGTacccagagcccagagcccagaaCCCAGTGtccagagcccagagcccagagcccggAGCCCAGAGCCCAGTGtccagagcccagagcccagaaCCCAGTGtccagagcccagagcccagaaCCCAGTGTCCAGAGCACAGAGCCCAGAGCCCggagcccagagcccagagcccagagcccagagcccagagcccggAGCCCAAAGTCTGGGCCCAGAGCCCAGATCCCAGAGCCCTTAACCCAGAGCCCAGAGTCCGGGCCTagagcccagagcccagagcccagagcccagagcccagagcccggagcccggagcccagggcccagagcccagagcccaggTCCCAGAGCCCAGATCCCCGAGCCCAGGTCCCAGTGCCCAG GTCCCAGTGCCCAGGTCTCAGGGCCCAGAGGCCAGAGCCCGGAGCCCAGAGCCCAGGGTCCAGAGCCCAGAGGCCAGACCCCggagcccagagcccagagcccagagcccaggacccagagcccagggcccagggcccagagaCCAGAGGCCAGaggcccagagcccagagcccagaggCCAGAGGCTAGAGCCCAGAGCACAGAGGcccagagcccagggcccagggcccagaggCCAGAGGCCCAGGGCCCAGAGCCCAGAGACCAGAGGCCAGAGGCCAGAGGCCCAGAGCCCAGGGCCCAGAGGCCAGaggcccagagcccagagcccagagACCAGAGGCCAGaggcccagagcccagagcccagagcccagaggCCAGAGGCTAGAGCCCAGAGCCCAGAGGCTAGAGCCCAGAGCCCAGAGGcccagagcccagggcccagggcccagagaCCAGCGGCCAGaggcccagagcccagagcccagaggCTAGAGCCCAGAGCCCAGAGGCCCAGAGCCCAGGGCCCAGAGGCCAGaggcccagagcccagagcccagaggCCAGAGGCCAGaggcccagagcccagagcccagagcccagaggCCAGAGGCTag